TGGCTTGGCTCATGAGCGTCGACCGCAAGAACATCCCCTGGCGCGTCGTGATCTGGGGCATCTCTCTCCAGATCCTCTTCGCGTTCCTGATTCTGAAGACGCCGGTCGGAACCGAGGTCTTCGGAGTGATGAACCGGATCGTGATCGCGTTGCTCGGCTTCACGGTGGAAGGCGCGCGCTTCATCTTCGGTGAGCTCGTCTACGACAACGTGCCGGTGGGCACCGGGGCAGTGGGTCAGGGCGACTTCGTGGAGACGCCGGGTCAGGTGGCGCATACCGGTGCGTTCTTCGCGTTCAACGTTCTGCCGACGATCATCTTCTTCTCGTCGCTGATGACGGTGCTGTATCACGTGGGCATCATGCAGGTCGCGGTGAAGGGCGTGGCCTTCGTCATGCAACGGACGATGAAAACGTCGGGTGCGGAGACGCTGTCTGCGGCCGGCAACATCTTCGTGGGCCAGACCGAAGCCCCCCTCTTGATCAAGCCGTTCATCGATCGCATGACGATGTCGGAGTTGATGGCTGTGATGACCGGTGGCTTCGCGACCGTCGCAGGTGGCGTTCTCGCAGCGTACGTAGGGATCTTGTTGGCTTACTTCCCTGACATCGCGGGCCACCTCATGGCCGCTTCGGTGATGTCGGCTCCGGCCGCGCTCGTCATCGCCAAGCTCATGTACCCGGAGGACGAAACACCAGAGACGGCGGGGAAGCTCGAGGTCGATATCGAGAAACCTGATGTAAACGTCATCGACGCGGCCGCGCGCGGCGCTTCGGAAGGGCTCTATCTGGCGCTGAACGTAGGTGCGATGCTGCTGGCCTTCCTCGCGTTGGTGTACTTGATGAATGGCATGCTGGGGTGGGTCGGCGGCCTCGTCGGCCTCGAAACGCTCACCTTCGAATGGATGCTCGGATGGGTTCTGTCGCCGCTCGCCTGGCTGATGGGCGTGCCGTGGGTGGACGCGCCCGTGGTTGCCTCCCTGATGGGCGTCAAGACGGTGCTCAACGAGTTCGTCGCATACTTCCAGCTGGCCGCGACGCTCGGAGGTGAGCACCAGCTGCAGCCGCGCTCGATCGTCATCGCCACGTACGCGCTCTCTGGGTTCGCCAATTTCTCATCGATCGCGATACAGCTCGGCGGAATCGGAGGCATCGCGCCTTCGCGCAGGCACGATCTGTCGCGGTTGGGCCTCCGCGCCATGATCGCGGGATCGATCGCCGCATTCATGACCGCTACGGTCGCCGGGATGATCCTCTGAGCGCGGAGACGACGGTCGCCAGCGTCGATGTCGAAGCCGCCGCGGACTTCCTGCGCGGCCGGCTGCCCTTCATTCCCTCGGTCCAGGTGATACTCGGCTCGGGACTCAGCCAGCTTGCGACGCAGGTGAGTGACGCCACGACCGTGTCCTTCGAGGAAGTCCCGGGTTTTCCGCCATCGGGCGTCGAAGGACACAGCGGGGCGTATGTGGCCGGGCACCTCGACGGTACACCTGTCCTGCTGCAAGCGGGACGGTACCACGCGTATGAGGGACACCCCATGGAGGTGGTTGTCGCTCCGGTTCGAGTCGCCGCGGCGCTCGGTGTCGAGGTGCTCGTCGCGAGCAATGCTGCTGGTGGAATCGACGGCAAGCTCGAAGCTGGGGACCTCCTCCTCATCGAGGATCAGATCGACCTTGCGTTCCGGAGCCCGCTCGCGGGGCCGGTGCACGGTGGGGAAGAGCGCTTTCCGGACATGAGCGCGCCGTACGACGTCGCGCTCCAGCGTCTTGCTCTGGAGGTGGCTGCCGACCTCGGTATCGAGCTCACGCGAGGCACGTATGCGGCCGTTCTCGGGCCGTCGTACGAGACCGCCGCCGAGGTCCGTATGCTCGCTCGCCTCGGCGCGCACGTCGTCGGTATGTCGACCGTACCGGAGGTGACGGTAGCGCGCGCGGCGGGACTCCGTTGCCTGGGCTTCTCGATGGTCACCAACAAGGGGACCGGTCTCAGCCCGCAGCCGATAGGCCACGAGGAGG
This genomic interval from Gemmatimonadota bacterium contains the following:
- a CDS encoding NupC/NupG family nucleoside CNT transporter, translated to MKRPSPRVAVLWTCAAILIVTGAWTSLGAEAAVTSVASAAAVQATAQISVPQGSLDTPLLDRLRSILGLFLLALVAWLMSVDRKNIPWRVVIWGISLQILFAFLILKTPVGTEVFGVMNRIVIALLGFTVEGARFIFGELVYDNVPVGTGAVGQGDFVETPGQVAHTGAFFAFNVLPTIIFFSSLMTVLYHVGIMQVAVKGVAFVMQRTMKTSGAETLSAAGNIFVGQTEAPLLIKPFIDRMTMSELMAVMTGGFATVAGGVLAAYVGILLAYFPDIAGHLMAASVMSAPAALVIAKLMYPEDETPETAGKLEVDIEKPDVNVIDAAARGASEGLYLALNVGAMLLAFLALVYLMNGMLGWVGGLVGLETLTFEWMLGWVLSPLAWLMGVPWVDAPVVASLMGVKTVLNEFVAYFQLAATLGGEHQLQPRSIVIATYALSGFANFSSIAIQLGGIGGIAPSRRHDLSRLGLRAMIAGSIAAFMTATVAGMIL
- a CDS encoding purine-nucleoside phosphorylase, coding for MDRRIHDRYGRRDDPLSAETTVASVDVEAAADFLRGRLPFIPSVQVILGSGLSQLATQVSDATTVSFEEVPGFPPSGVEGHSGAYVAGHLDGTPVLLQAGRYHAYEGHPMEVVVAPVRVAAALGVEVLVASNAAGGIDGKLEAGDLLLIEDQIDLAFRSPLAGPVHGGEERFPDMSAPYDVALQRLALEVAADLGIELTRGTYAAVLGPSYETAAEVRMLARLGAHVVGMSTVPEVTVARAAGLRCLGFSMVTNKGTGLSPQPIGHEEVIEVGRVAGARLRLLISGVLGRLKATGYSEDTE